A single Halobellus ruber DNA region contains:
- a CDS encoding DUF7527 domain-containing protein, translating into MHSRTIDVVTDWETVATPAGYEGLRRLADREFSGAVSAGPAWAFLLNGRIVGIFEGGIEDFEDADATAYRAADPSLPLLFAMQERDGETRANYYTNETPLRDVDQTLSSGGFTGYVELSENVLSGDYYVVYHGGKSMSAAFVGSSERLITGEEAFETAADEVGIYEVVDVDIELVDIPEPAVDDDGPDGDDVPAAGAASEVGGADAADEAEPERRVEPAVDDEPGASDPAPEPALDPEPEPGAGSEPRVEAGGPPADAGSTERGTDPDADVDPGSDADGEPDPDADVDSGVDPGSEREVDAEAERDAAAEGTTAPVAEDESPPTSPTTPDADGDTATAPGGTDSGSNSDSRSTDGEPGDSEGSGGALTDEERWQRARTIPSLDPEESGGEDGNESEDDARERTARMQRQRQRRRAARDRTHQDASRRAAGAPQSEGDAQGGADVEALKQRLSRARGRIESLEDERDSLLSEREELIEERDSLRNERAERTERIEELEAERERLRSEVDRLQSRLDDDGGESASESMSPDRALSGTNLFVRYDSKGRATLKHAQAGDASRSDVRENLRLEHHTTFETEGVAVDGRPYEEFLRDTTEHAFARWVIGDLLYEIGETGNRSSLAGLFDAIPDIDRVEVRGEVGVETDDGVEQRSFDVVFRDRMGDPLFVADINSSRDATTEAMVGSLVENTHTVASEAETLAAGFYVTESFFEPGALETVGDRTGGGILSRSSKRSFVKLSRKRGYHLCLVEARNGEFHLNVPEL; encoded by the coding sequence ATGCACAGCCGAACCATCGACGTGGTGACCGACTGGGAGACGGTCGCCACCCCAGCGGGGTACGAGGGGCTCCGCCGGCTCGCCGACCGGGAGTTCAGCGGGGCCGTCTCCGCCGGCCCCGCGTGGGCGTTCCTCCTGAACGGCCGGATCGTCGGGATCTTCGAGGGGGGAATCGAGGACTTCGAGGACGCCGACGCCACGGCGTACCGCGCCGCCGACCCCAGCCTGCCGCTGCTCTTTGCGATGCAGGAGCGCGACGGCGAGACTCGGGCGAACTACTACACGAACGAGACGCCGCTGCGGGACGTGGATCAGACCCTTTCGAGCGGCGGGTTCACCGGGTACGTCGAGCTCTCGGAGAACGTGCTCTCGGGGGACTACTACGTCGTCTACCACGGCGGGAAGTCGATGAGCGCCGCGTTCGTGGGCAGCTCCGAGCGACTGATCACCGGCGAGGAGGCCTTCGAGACCGCCGCCGACGAGGTCGGCATCTACGAGGTCGTCGACGTCGACATCGAACTCGTCGACATCCCCGAACCCGCGGTCGACGATGACGGTCCCGACGGGGACGACGTCCCGGCCGCGGGGGCCGCAAGCGAGGTAGGGGGCGCGGACGCCGCGGACGAAGCCGAGCCCGAGCGCCGCGTGGAGCCCGCGGTCGACGACGAGCCGGGCGCGTCGGATCCCGCTCCGGAACCGGCCCTCGACCCCGAGCCCGAACCCGGAGCGGGGTCGGAACCGCGGGTCGAGGCCGGCGGCCCGCCGGCGGACGCCGGGAGCACGGAGCGCGGGACGGATCCCGACGCCGACGTGGATCCGGGTTCCGACGCCGACGGCGAGCCGGATCCGGACGCCGACGTCGACTCCGGGGTGGACCCCGGCTCCGAGCGCGAGGTCGACGCCGAAGCGGAGCGGGATGCGGCTGCAGAGGGTACAACAGCCCCGGTCGCCGAAGACGAGTCACCCCCCACGAGTCCGACCACGCCCGACGCCGACGGGGACACCGCGACAGCACCCGGCGGGACCGATTCTGGTTCCAACTCGGACAGCCGATCGACCGACGGGGAGCCCGGCGACTCGGAGGGGTCCGGCGGTGCGCTCACCGACGAGGAGCGGTGGCAGCGGGCACGGACCATCCCGTCGCTGGATCCCGAGGAGTCCGGCGGCGAGGACGGTAACGAAAGCGAGGACGACGCTCGCGAGCGGACCGCCCGGATGCAGCGGCAGCGGCAGCGGCGCCGGGCGGCACGGGACCGCACCCACCAGGACGCGAGCCGCCGGGCGGCCGGCGCTCCGCAGTCCGAGGGCGACGCACAGGGGGGAGCCGACGTCGAAGCGCTGAAACAGCGGCTCTCCCGTGCCCGAGGCCGGATCGAGTCGCTCGAAGACGAGCGCGACAGCCTGCTTTCGGAACGCGAGGAGCTGATCGAGGAGCGCGACAGCCTCCGGAACGAGCGGGCCGAGCGGACCGAACGGATCGAGGAACTCGAAGCCGAGCGCGAGCGGCTCCGTTCGGAGGTCGATCGGCTCCAGTCCCGGCTCGACGACGACGGGGGCGAAAGCGCCTCGGAGTCGATGTCGCCGGATCGGGCGCTCTCGGGGACGAACCTGTTCGTGCGGTACGACAGCAAGGGGCGGGCGACGCTGAAACACGCCCAGGCGGGCGACGCCTCACGGTCGGACGTCCGGGAGAACCTCCGGCTCGAACATCACACCACCTTCGAGACCGAGGGGGTCGCCGTCGACGGCCGGCCCTACGAGGAGTTCCTCCGTGACACCACCGAACACGCGTTCGCGCGGTGGGTCATCGGGGACCTGCTCTACGAGATCGGCGAGACCGGGAACCGGTCGAGCCTGGCGGGGCTGTTCGACGCCATCCCCGACATCGACCGGGTCGAGGTCCGCGGGGAGGTCGGCGTCGAGACCGACGACGGCGTCGAGCAGCGCTCCTTCGACGTCGTGTTCAGAGACCGGATGGGCGATCCCCTGTTCGTGGCGGACATCAACTCCTCCCGGGACGCGACGACCGAGGCGATGGTCGGCTCGCTCGTGGAGAACACCCACACCGTCGCGAGCGAGGCCGAAACGCTCGCTGCGGGGTTCTACGTCACCGAGTCGTTCTTCGAACCCGGTGCCTTGGAGACGGTCGGCGACCGGACCGGCGGGGGGATCCTCTCGCGGTCGAGCAAACGCTCGTTCGTGAAGCTCTCGCGGAAACGTGGGTATCACCTCTGTCTGGTCGAGGCGCGGAACGGGGAGTTCCACCTGAACGTGCCGGAACTCTGA
- a CDS encoding amidohydrolase translates to MASTDLVDLRRDLHRHPEPAWREFYTTARVVDELEKRDLDARYVGREVLGGDRVGVPDDAELDAWRERARAAGARTDVLDRLDGGYTGAVAVVERGEGPTVGLRVDIDALPIEEAAGDGHHPAAAGFRSENAGYMHACGHDAHTAIGIGVLDAVLDSDFAGTLKVFFQPGEERIVGGEPMANSGHLDDVDYLFAVHVGLDHPSGEVVAGIDGFLAVSQFEAEFRGASAHAGARPETGDNAMQAAAAAIGNLYGIPGHSEGATRINVGVIEGGTATNIVPERVAIEGEVRGETTALMEYMNDEARRILDSAAGMHGCEVAVGTLGHAPSARSDPELRGVVADVADGTDGVTSLLESDRLGGSEDATFLMRHVQERGGKAAYVGVGTDHPGGHHTPTFDVDEDTIGLGIDVLAGAIAETAARRP, encoded by the coding sequence ATGGCCAGCACGGACCTCGTCGACCTCAGGCGCGACCTCCACCGACACCCGGAGCCCGCCTGGCGGGAGTTTTACACCACCGCACGCGTCGTGGACGAACTCGAAAAGCGCGATCTCGACGCCCGCTACGTCGGTCGGGAGGTCCTCGGCGGCGACCGGGTGGGCGTCCCCGACGACGCCGAGCTCGACGCGTGGCGCGAACGGGCCCGCGCGGCCGGCGCACGGACCGACGTCCTGGACCGCCTCGACGGGGGCTACACCGGCGCGGTCGCGGTCGTCGAGCGCGGCGAGGGACCGACGGTCGGGCTCCGGGTCGACATCGACGCCCTGCCGATCGAGGAGGCCGCGGGTGACGGCCACCACCCGGCCGCCGCCGGCTTCCGGTCGGAGAACGCGGGGTATATGCACGCCTGCGGTCACGACGCCCACACCGCGATCGGGATCGGCGTCCTCGACGCCGTCCTCGACAGCGACTTCGCGGGGACGCTGAAGGTGTTCTTCCAGCCCGGCGAGGAGCGGATCGTCGGCGGGGAGCCGATGGCGAACTCCGGCCACCTCGACGACGTCGACTACCTGTTTGCGGTCCACGTCGGGCTGGATCACCCCTCCGGCGAGGTCGTCGCGGGCATCGACGGCTTCCTGGCCGTCTCACAGTTCGAAGCCGAGTTCCGAGGGGCCTCCGCACACGCGGGCGCGAGGCCCGAAACGGGCGACAACGCGATGCAGGCGGCCGCGGCCGCGATCGGGAACCTCTACGGCATCCCCGGACACTCCGAGGGGGCGACCCGGATTAACGTCGGCGTCATCGAGGGCGGGACCGCGACGAACATCGTCCCCGAGCGGGTCGCGATCGAGGGAGAGGTCCGCGGCGAGACCACGGCGCTGATGGAGTACATGAACGACGAGGCCCGCCGGATCCTCGACTCCGCGGCGGGGATGCACGGCTGCGAGGTCGCGGTCGGGACCCTGGGCCACGCCCCCTCGGCTCGAAGCGATCCCGAACTCCGCGGGGTCGTCGCCGACGTGGCGGACGGGACCGACGGCGTCACGTCGCTCCTCGAATCGGACCGCCTCGGCGGCAGCGAGGACGCGACCTTCCTGATGCGGCACGTCCAAGAGCGGGGCGGAAAAGCGGCGTACGTCGGCGTCGGCACCGACCACCCCGGCGGCCACCACACCCCCACGTTCGACGTCGACGAGGACACGATCGGGCTCGGTATCGACGTTCTCGCGGGGGCGATCGCCGAGACCGCCGCCCGCCGCCCGTAG
- a CDS encoding DUF7513 family protein yields MSLLEKYTKGWSFRTNKPSFRAGEEISVFVTGVEADDPIARIGDTTLRIRGGSADLVDSRVLLRVTSFDDDSHTGEAEYLETVGESAF; encoded by the coding sequence ATGAGCCTCCTCGAAAAGTACACCAAGGGGTGGTCGTTCCGCACCAACAAGCCGTCGTTCCGTGCGGGCGAGGAGATCTCCGTGTTCGTCACGGGCGTCGAGGCCGACGACCCGATCGCCCGCATCGGCGACACGACGCTCCGGATACGGGGCGGGTCGGCGGACCTCGTCGACAGCCGCGTCCTGCTCCGCGTGACGTCGTTCGACGACGACAGCCACACCGGCGAGGCGGAGTATCTGGAGACGGTCGGCGAAAGCGCGTTCTGA
- a CDS encoding uS10/mL48 family ribosomal protein translates to MTFVTKLRFQSGNRYELESAVSDLKSMIERKGAECKGPHTDPPAELSVPQARTLGPGGEFPAWEYTVYSRRLEIHGNDHIAREVGHRKFPESVHVEIEVEHRKPAGHLDK, encoded by the coding sequence ATGACCTTCGTCACGAAGCTCCGGTTCCAGTCCGGGAACCGCTACGAGCTGGAGTCGGCGGTTTCGGACCTCAAATCGATGATCGAGCGGAAGGGCGCCGAGTGTAAGGGTCCACACACCGACCCGCCGGCGGAGCTGTCGGTGCCGCAGGCCCGGACGCTCGGTCCCGGCGGGGAGTTCCCCGCCTGGGAGTACACCGTCTACTCCCGACGCCTGGAGATCCACGGCAACGACCACATCGCCCGCGAGGTCGGCCACCGCAAGTTCCCCGAGAGCGTCCACGTCGAGATCGAGGTCGAACACCGCAAGCCCGCCGGCCACCTCGACAAGTAG
- a CDS encoding bis(5'-nucleosyl)-tetraphosphatase, whose translation MAVEAVSAGAILFRDTRGEREYLLLKSRPGDWEFPKGGVEGEEELQQTAIREVKEEAGIDDFRLIDGFREEYDYVFEAGGETIHKTVHLFIARSFEASAELSTEHRDLQWRDYDQALNTITQDGPREIFEDAHEYLDQLAAESEEADGKYLA comes from the coding sequence ATGGCAGTCGAAGCGGTCAGCGCCGGAGCGATCCTCTTCCGCGACACCCGCGGCGAACGGGAGTACCTGCTCCTGAAGAGCCGGCCGGGGGACTGGGAGTTCCCCAAAGGCGGTGTCGAGGGCGAAGAGGAGCTCCAGCAGACGGCGATCCGGGAAGTGAAAGAGGAGGCAGGCATCGACGACTTTCGGCTCATCGACGGGTTCCGCGAGGAGTACGACTACGTCTTCGAGGCCGGCGGGGAGACCATCCACAAGACGGTCCACCTGTTCATCGCCCGGTCCTTCGAGGCCAGCGCGGAACTCTCCACGGAGCACCGCGACCTCCAGTGGCGCGACTACGACCAGGCGCTCAACACGATCACCCAGGACGGCCCGCGGGAGATCTTCGAGGACGCCCACGAGTATCTCGATCAGCTCGCCGCCGAGAGCGAGGAGGCCGACGGGAAGTACCTGGCGTAA
- a CDS encoding DUF5787 family protein: MYPGDAEFGFELLVCRWAEEAWPPTGRGDAADPDSATPLSQTRGDDAIVVARQLGTAERRWDTVVLECDPEALAARGAFGPDELDSDLLHVVRNAPAEWAWYRDALPHPGYPWRYVRAAVHRAADRGVVERRRRGNRIQLRRTAPYPDWLRRIVAIENKPDLDAAAARALSEQLRFDVGTGLADEVWVATATTGDRVEPALLEDLPVDVGILAFDVDAAEGDPGGSLLAGAGVDASVEWYPSEVTPPEGDRDDARRDRRLELAERAYGRGWRSYHGTMRPDCRHFELRRFGRGLVPYCAAKGRSQTVAECVDSCSEFEPEPPAWRTRGWPIEGGPGAGIKTLLRQRREWVRSRELDAGFDPDT; encoded by the coding sequence GTGTATCCCGGCGACGCCGAGTTCGGGTTCGAGTTGCTGGTCTGCCGCTGGGCCGAGGAGGCGTGGCCGCCGACCGGTCGGGGGGACGCCGCCGACCCGGACTCGGCGACCCCCCTATCGCAGACTCGGGGGGACGATGCGATCGTCGTCGCCCGGCAGCTCGGCACCGCCGAGCGGCGGTGGGACACGGTCGTGCTCGAGTGTGACCCCGAAGCGTTGGCCGCCCGCGGCGCGTTCGGCCCCGACGAACTCGACTCCGACCTCCTCCACGTCGTCCGCAACGCGCCCGCCGAGTGGGCGTGGTACCGCGACGCGCTGCCGCATCCGGGCTACCCGTGGCGGTACGTCCGCGCGGCGGTCCACCGCGCGGCCGACCGAGGCGTCGTCGAGAGGCGACGCCGGGGCAACCGGATCCAACTCCGCCGGACCGCCCCCTACCCCGACTGGCTCCGCCGGATCGTCGCGATCGAGAACAAACCCGACCTCGACGCCGCCGCGGCGCGGGCGCTCTCCGAGCAACTCCGCTTCGACGTCGGGACCGGCCTCGCCGACGAGGTGTGGGTGGCGACCGCGACCACCGGCGACCGCGTCGAGCCGGCGCTTTTGGAGGACCTCCCCGTCGACGTGGGGATCCTCGCGTTCGACGTCGACGCGGCGGAGGGCGACCCGGGCGGATCGCTCCTCGCGGGCGCCGGGGTCGACGCGTCGGTCGAGTGGTACCCCAGCGAGGTCACGCCCCCGGAGGGTGACCGGGACGACGCGCGGCGCGACCGTCGGCTGGAGCTCGCCGAACGGGCGTATGGGCGGGGGTGGCGGTCGTACCACGGGACGATGCGTCCGGACTGCCGGCATTTCGAGCTCCGCCGCTTCGGGCGTGGGCTCGTGCCGTACTGCGCCGCAAAAGGCCGCTCGCAGACCGTCGCGGAGTGTGTCGACTCCTGTTCGGAGTTCGAACCCGAGCCGCCGGCGTGGCGGACCCGCGGGTGGCCGATCGAGGGCGGCCCCGGCGCCGGCATCAAGACCCTTCTCCGGCAGCGCCGGGAGTGGGTGAGGAGCCGGGAACTGGACGCCGGGTTCGACCCCGACACGTGA
- a CDS encoding helix-turn-helix domain-containing protein, whose product MAPQHLNRDPMIDARFRIELPGRLWIAEVSTAVPTATFRLLSGLTTGDRAVELGEVVADDPAAVEERIETHRNVESYQRLEATDDRVLARYETSDTGLYEFARRVGVPPEFPVVVTNGWYEFDVTGTQAEFETLRDTLEESPLSYELLSVVHTDEDEDILTGRQREFLNAALREGYFDVPRECTLDELAAGLDADKSTLSRTLRRGQARVLQWYLTGPQRAGQPDRR is encoded by the coding sequence GTGGCGCCGCAACACCTCAACCGAGACCCGATGATCGACGCGCGCTTTCGGATCGAGCTTCCGGGGAGGCTGTGGATCGCCGAGGTGTCGACGGCTGTCCCGACCGCGACGTTCCGGCTCCTGTCGGGGCTCACGACCGGCGATCGGGCCGTCGAACTCGGCGAGGTCGTCGCCGACGACCCGGCGGCCGTCGAGGAACGGATCGAAACCCACCGCAACGTCGAGTCCTACCAGCGGCTCGAAGCCACCGACGACCGCGTTCTCGCGCGGTACGAGACTTCCGACACCGGTCTCTACGAGTTCGCCCGGCGCGTGGGGGTCCCGCCGGAGTTTCCGGTCGTCGTCACGAACGGGTGGTACGAGTTCGACGTCACGGGGACCCAAGCGGAGTTCGAGACCCTGCGGGACACCTTAGAGGAATCGCCCCTGTCGTACGAACTCCTCTCCGTGGTCCACACCGACGAGGACGAGGACATCCTCACCGGCCGCCAGCGCGAGTTCCTCAACGCCGCTCTCCGGGAGGGCTACTTCGACGTGCCTCGGGAGTGTACGCTGGACGAACTGGCAGCGGGCCTCGACGCCGACAAATCGACGCTGAGCCGGACGCTGCGCCGCGGCCAGGCCCGGGTCCTGCAGTGGTACCTCACCGGCCCCCAGCGGGCGGGACAGCCGGACAGACGGTGA
- a CDS encoding DUF5797 family protein — MTDDRALSAEAADRLADVVRLQPTKNKELQEQWGLESGSEVHQYLESELGEYYYRDDNSLIRATPEAADLVDVDPGVEGGGSDDDGVPTVIRVPELQARVFRVVAGPEERSESVVSVLNKVRAEFDADPPVDDVRAALQSLRRKGVVEVVYRTVPTFRLAAAREDIDVEVTDS, encoded by the coding sequence GTGACAGACGACCGAGCCCTCTCCGCGGAGGCGGCCGACCGCCTCGCCGACGTGGTGCGGCTGCAGCCGACGAAGAACAAGGAGCTCCAGGAGCAGTGGGGGTTGGAGTCGGGCAGCGAGGTCCACCAGTATCTGGAGTCCGAACTCGGGGAGTACTACTACCGCGACGACAACAGCCTGATCCGCGCGACGCCGGAGGCGGCCGACCTCGTCGACGTCGATCCCGGCGTTGAGGGCGGCGGCAGCGATGACGACGGCGTCCCGACGGTGATCCGCGTTCCGGAGCTTCAGGCCCGGGTGTTCCGGGTCGTCGCGGGGCCGGAGGAGCGCTCCGAGAGCGTCGTGAGCGTCCTCAACAAGGTCAGGGCGGAGTTCGACGCCGACCCGCCGGTCGACGACGTGCGGGCGGCGCTCCAGAGCCTCCGTCGGAAGGGCGTCGTCGAGGTGGTCTACCGGACGGTGCCGACGTTCCGGCTGGCTGCCGCGCGGGAGGATATCGACGTCGAAGTGACCGACTCGTAG
- a CDS encoding transcription factor S, with protein sequence MEFCDDCGSMMKTDDDVWVCGSCGAEKPRDADNEAAMTSTAERETSEVVDMSDVDDAEIGPTTTVICPECGHDSARYEMKQIRSADESETRFLTCVECGHKWREDDH encoded by the coding sequence ATGGAGTTCTGCGACGACTGTGGTTCGATGATGAAGACCGACGACGACGTCTGGGTCTGCGGCAGTTGCGGGGCCGAGAAGCCCCGCGACGCCGACAACGAGGCCGCGATGACCTCGACCGCCGAGCGTGAGACCAGCGAGGTCGTCGACATGTCCGACGTCGACGACGCCGAGATCGGGCCGACGACGACGGTGATCTGCCCGGAATGCGGCCACGACAGCGCCCGCTACGAGATGAAGCAGATCCGCTCGGCCGACGAGTCCGAAACCCGATTCCTGACCTGCGTCGAGTGCGGTCACAAGTGGCGCGAGGACGACCACTGA